From the genome of Candidatus Eisenbacteria bacterium, one region includes:
- a CDS encoding carboxypeptidase regulatory-like domain-containing protein: VQSGGDGRYAFALSPGSVTVTASAYAFENASASTGVVANGDQTLNLALRRLPSGNLSGVVRNTSGGALAGADVEVIGTPHRAQSDATGTYAISGIPEGTYTVRVARPGAATTTASVSVSRGKTTQRDFALGSAALYDDLEADRGWTPSGGSAFSGAWTRAVPVQKVDCDLGTEFQPGVDRTPDPGTSCFVTSNLTFPCFTFLGAVIGTSTLTSPAHPLAGIPDPRIGYWFWYVNAIPRVPSVNPFLVRLSNDGGATWVTAKTVLTSTYRWAYDEVRVKDFFPSPGNVLVQFVVQNVFQAVDATPEAAVDDITVYSGSGSGLLAPGLASASPAFSVSAPRPSPTRGATEIELSLNRETHVRADVFDLHGRLVTTALNRTVPSGQTVLRWDGKTRTGGSVSSGVYWMALRAGEWERKIRLVVVR; encoded by the coding sequence TGTGGTCGCCAACGGGGATCAGACGCTCAACCTGGCGCTGCGCCGGCTTCCCTCGGGCAACCTCTCGGGAGTGGTGCGGAACACCTCCGGTGGCGCGCTGGCCGGGGCTGACGTGGAGGTGATCGGAACACCGCATCGCGCGCAGTCGGACGCGACCGGCACGTACGCGATCTCCGGAATTCCCGAGGGGACGTACACCGTCCGCGTGGCACGGCCTGGAGCTGCGACGACCACGGCCTCGGTCTCGGTTTCGAGGGGGAAGACGACCCAGCGGGACTTCGCGCTCGGCAGCGCCGCCCTCTATGACGACCTGGAGGCCGATCGCGGCTGGACACCGAGTGGAGGGAGTGCGTTCTCCGGTGCATGGACCCGCGCCGTCCCCGTTCAGAAGGTCGACTGCGATCTGGGGACCGAGTTCCAGCCCGGTGTCGATCGCACTCCCGATCCGGGGACCTCGTGCTTCGTGACGAGTAACCTCACGTTCCCGTGCTTCACCTTCCTCGGCGCCGTGATCGGCACGTCGACGCTCACGAGCCCGGCGCACCCGCTCGCCGGCATTCCGGATCCCCGGATCGGTTACTGGTTCTGGTACGTCAACGCCATTCCCCGCGTTCCCTCGGTGAATCCGTTCCTCGTGCGCCTTTCCAACGACGGCGGAGCCACGTGGGTCACGGCGAAGACCGTGCTGACGTCGACGTACCGATGGGCATATGACGAAGTGCGGGTGAAAGACTTCTTCCCGAGCCCGGGCAACGTTCTCGTCCAGTTCGTCGTGCAGAACGTCTTCCAGGCCGTCGACGCAACCCCGGAGGCCGCGGTCGACGACATCACCGTCTACTCGGGGTCCGGGAGCGGCTTGCTCGCTCCTGGGCTCGCGTCCGCGTCCCCGGCCTTCTCCGTGAGCGCGCCGCGTCCCAGCCCCACGCGCGGCGCCACGGAGATCGAGCTGTCCCTGAACCGGGAGACCCACGTCCGCGCGGACGTCTTCGACCTGCACGGCCGGCTCGTGACGACGGCGCTGAATCGCACCGTTCCGTCCGGGCAGACCGTGCTCCGCTGGGACGGGAAGACCCGGACCGGGGGATCCGTTTCCTCGGGCGTCTACTGGATGGCGCTTCGCGCGGGTGAATGGGAGCGCAAGATCAGGCTGGTCGTGGTCCGGTAA
- a CDS encoding anaerobic glycerol-3-phosphate dehydrogenase subunit C: MTPRASGIERDLGPALQGEVRTDPITLALFSTAACIFRRVPIAVVSPRTPEDVARTIAYARTHRIPVTARGGGSSLAGQAVGPGIILDFSTHMNRILEIDRERGFVRVEPGAIHSRVQRALAPHGLRLGPDPSSGDFCTIGGNVGTNAAGAHSLRHGATKDHVVGLSVALHDGSIVDLAKGAAGGSGSWGRLQGELTEILRRGAPSFLPERVAANKNSCGYDLWGAWDPGDAVSSIGPRFDPIRLFVGSEGTLGVATGVTMRLVPKPQATAVSLLYFRSWIDATEAVLEARRLGASAVEAMDYTFLDFVRRYRADLRDLVPERFVAGILVEFEGASDTEARTGLAALEEWVAPRRSRVIDFRAARTPEERAALWAVRRAALPLVYRASPVEKPMNFIDDTAVPVEKLGDYIEGLRQIFHRHQTRYAIFGHAGNGNVHVTPLMDPHDSAFVPRMARMTEEAFELTWRLGGTITGEHGDGVLRAPYLRRQYPRSYEVMAAVKRTLDPEGILNPGNVISDETSFPEQHLRFTNTFVQTGTVFDDPEYRSMIEMCHGCGTCRDYCPVGSTTLREPHTARAKSVLLLELVRGALSPEALTGKPFKEVMDSCFNCKLCLSECPSQVDIPGLAIAARKEFVEAHGLPLRNVILGHADKVAKVASIAPQAVNLVIGNPVERFGREKVGKIAGKLDLPRFRRSLQTGDEASKKALTLPLVPAGNHGASGTHGAAGAPTAHRRLGPLPQREIALTKKVAYFAGCFARFHDPEGEAAATVKVLEANGIEVVVPEQRCCGIALITMGAENRVRADAERNLSALLPLVDRGFTVVASAPSCGLALIEDYPRILGTDDARRLADHTIDIHQYLWRLYLRGELRIDFKPVPVSVVYHNACHSVAQGITEEPIRLLKLVPGVDIRPIEDSCCGIAGTYGMRAENYERAMAIGDPLFREIDRSKAEYILTGCGTCNIQIANGVKRPVVHTMEILRRAYGI, from the coding sequence ATGACCCCGCGCGCCTCCGGAATCGAGCGGGATCTGGGTCCGGCCCTCCAGGGGGAGGTCCGGACCGACCCGATCACCCTCGCCCTCTTCTCCACGGCGGCCTGCATCTTCCGCCGCGTGCCGATCGCGGTCGTTTCGCCCCGGACTCCCGAAGACGTTGCCCGGACGATCGCCTACGCCCGGACGCACCGGATCCCCGTCACCGCGCGCGGGGGAGGCTCGAGCCTCGCGGGGCAGGCGGTGGGACCGGGGATCATCCTCGACTTCTCGACCCACATGAACCGCATCCTCGAGATCGACCGCGAGCGAGGGTTCGTGCGCGTGGAGCCCGGCGCGATCCACTCGAGGGTGCAGCGCGCGCTCGCGCCCCACGGTCTGCGGCTGGGACCGGACCCGTCGAGCGGGGACTTCTGCACGATCGGCGGGAACGTGGGCACGAACGCGGCCGGCGCGCACTCCCTCCGGCACGGCGCGACGAAGGACCACGTGGTCGGCCTCTCGGTCGCGCTCCACGACGGATCGATCGTGGATCTCGCGAAGGGCGCGGCCGGAGGGAGCGGGAGCTGGGGAAGGCTCCAGGGCGAGCTGACCGAGATCCTTCGCCGCGGGGCGCCGTCCTTCCTTCCGGAGCGCGTCGCCGCGAACAAGAACTCCTGTGGCTACGATCTCTGGGGTGCGTGGGATCCCGGCGACGCGGTCTCCTCGATCGGCCCGCGGTTCGATCCCATCCGGCTCTTCGTGGGCTCCGAAGGCACGCTCGGCGTCGCGACCGGGGTCACGATGCGACTCGTGCCGAAGCCGCAAGCCACTGCGGTCTCGCTCCTCTACTTCCGTAGCTGGATCGACGCGACCGAGGCGGTGCTCGAGGCGCGGCGGCTCGGCGCGTCCGCGGTCGAGGCGATGGATTACACCTTCCTCGACTTCGTGCGCCGATATAGGGCCGATCTCCGCGACCTCGTCCCCGAGCGGTTCGTGGCCGGGATCCTGGTCGAGTTCGAAGGGGCGTCCGACACCGAGGCGCGCACGGGGCTCGCGGCGCTCGAGGAGTGGGTGGCGCCGCGGCGTTCGCGCGTGATCGATTTCCGCGCCGCCCGGACGCCCGAGGAGCGCGCCGCGCTCTGGGCCGTGCGCCGCGCCGCGCTTCCGCTCGTCTACCGCGCGTCGCCGGTCGAGAAGCCGATGAACTTCATCGACGACACCGCCGTGCCGGTGGAGAAGCTCGGCGACTACATCGAAGGGCTGCGGCAGATCTTCCACCGCCACCAGACGCGGTACGCGATCTTCGGCCACGCGGGGAACGGCAACGTCCACGTCACGCCCTTGATGGACCCCCACGACTCGGCGTTCGTGCCGCGGATGGCGCGCATGACGGAGGAGGCGTTCGAGCTGACCTGGCGCCTGGGCGGGACGATCACGGGGGAGCACGGCGATGGGGTCCTGCGCGCGCCGTACCTGCGCCGCCAGTACCCGCGCTCGTACGAGGTCATGGCCGCGGTGAAGCGAACGCTCGATCCCGAGGGGATCCTGAACCCCGGGAACGTGATCTCGGACGAGACGTCGTTCCCCGAGCAGCATCTCCGCTTCACGAACACCTTCGTCCAGACCGGCACCGTGTTCGACGACCCCGAGTACCGCTCCATGATCGAGATGTGCCACGGATGCGGGACGTGCCGCGACTACTGCCCGGTGGGGAGCACCACGCTGCGCGAGCCGCACACCGCTCGCGCGAAGTCGGTGCTCCTGCTCGAGCTCGTGCGCGGCGCGCTGAGCCCCGAGGCCCTCACGGGGAAGCCGTTCAAGGAGGTCATGGACTCCTGCTTCAACTGCAAGCTCTGCCTGAGCGAGTGCCCGAGCCAGGTCGACATTCCGGGGCTCGCGATCGCGGCGCGGAAGGAGTTCGTCGAGGCGCACGGTCTGCCGCTCCGGAACGTGATCCTCGGCCACGCGGACAAGGTGGCGAAGGTGGCCTCGATCGCGCCGCAGGCGGTGAACCTCGTGATCGGAAACCCCGTGGAGCGGTTCGGCCGGGAAAAGGTCGGGAAGATCGCGGGGAAGCTGGACCTCCCGCGATTCCGCCGGTCCCTGCAAACGGGCGACGAAGCGTCGAAGAAGGCGCTCACGCTGCCGCTCGTGCCGGCGGGGAATCACGGCGCATCCGGGACGCACGGCGCCGCGGGCGCGCCCACCGCGCATCGCCGCCTCGGACCGCTCCCGCAGCGGGAGATCGCCCTCACGAAGAAAGTCGCCTACTTCGCGGGATGCTTCGCGCGGTTCCACGATCCGGAGGGCGAGGCCGCCGCGACCGTGAAGGTGCTCGAGGCGAACGGCATCGAGGTGGTGGTCCCCGAGCAGCGCTGCTGCGGGATCGCGCTCATCACGATGGGAGCCGAGAACCGCGTGCGCGCCGACGCGGAGCGGAACCTGAGCGCGCTCCTGCCGCTCGTGGATCGCGGTTTCACCGTTGTCGCGAGCGCGCCCTCGTGCGGCCTCGCGCTGATCGAGGACTACCCGAGGATCCTCGGTACCGACGACGCGCGCCGGCTGGCCGACCACACGATCGACATCCACCAGTATCTCTGGAGGCTCTACCTCCGGGGCGAGCTCCGGATCGACTTCAAGCCGGTGCCGGTTTCGGTCGTGTACCACAACGCCTGCCACTCGGTGGCGCAGGGGATCACCGAGGAGCCGATCCGGCTCCTGAAGCTGGTCCCCGGCGTGGACATCCGCCCGATCGAGGATTCCTGCTGCGGCATCGCCGGCACCTACGGCATGCGCGCCGAGAACTACGAGCGCGCGATGGCGATCGGCGACCCGCTCTTCC
- a CDS encoding M42 family metallopeptidase codes for MDATYTLLKELTEGFGPPGHETEIAGLMRKHLRGLGQVSKDGLGSIICRKEGAAEEPRVMVAGHMDEVGFMVKGITPEGFIKFLPMGGWWGHVLLAQRVRIRTSKGDVLGVVGSKPPHELQEDERRKVLELKDMFIDVGATSYFDVRKKLGIRPGDTIVPEAPFQTMANDRLYLAKALDNRMGCALVVDVLRKLKGARHPNTFYGVATTMEEVGLRGATTSVASVKPHVAIAVDVGIAHDTPGSMTDGDEKLGAGVGILVYDATMVPNKRLRDLAVEICEKGKIPYHLGTVERGGTDAGRFHIYDTGVPSLVIFIPTRYIHSHSTIMDRKDYDAAVRLLTELTKRLDRKTVDSL; via the coding sequence ATGGACGCCACCTACACGCTGCTCAAGGAACTGACGGAGGGCTTCGGCCCGCCGGGACACGAAACCGAGATCGCGGGCCTCATGCGGAAGCACCTGCGCGGACTGGGGCAGGTCTCCAAGGACGGCCTCGGGAGCATCATCTGCCGCAAGGAGGGCGCCGCCGAGGAGCCCCGCGTGATGGTCGCGGGCCACATGGACGAAGTCGGGTTCATGGTGAAGGGGATCACGCCCGAGGGGTTCATCAAGTTCCTTCCGATGGGGGGCTGGTGGGGCCACGTGCTCCTCGCGCAGCGCGTGAGGATCCGGACGTCCAAGGGCGACGTCCTCGGCGTCGTCGGTTCCAAGCCTCCGCACGAGCTCCAGGAAGACGAGCGGCGGAAGGTGCTCGAGCTCAAGGACATGTTCATCGACGTCGGCGCCACGTCGTACTTCGACGTGCGGAAGAAGCTCGGTATCCGTCCCGGCGACACGATCGTGCCCGAGGCGCCGTTCCAGACGATGGCGAACGACCGCCTCTACCTGGCGAAGGCGCTCGACAACCGGATGGGGTGCGCGCTCGTCGTCGACGTGCTCCGGAAGCTCAAGGGAGCGCGCCATCCGAACACGTTCTACGGCGTCGCCACCACGATGGAGGAGGTGGGGCTGCGCGGCGCGACGACCAGCGTCGCTTCCGTGAAGCCGCACGTCGCGATCGCGGTGGACGTCGGAATCGCGCACGACACGCCGGGCTCGATGACCGACGGCGACGAGAAGCTGGGCGCCGGCGTGGGGATTCTCGTCTACGACGCCACGATGGTGCCGAACAAACGCCTCCGCGACCTCGCGGTCGAGATCTGCGAGAAGGGAAAGATCCCCTATCACCTCGGGACCGTCGAGCGCGGCGGGACCGACGCGGGCCGATTCCACATCTACGACACGGGCGTTCCGTCGCTCGTCATCTTCATCCCGACCCGCTACATCCACAGCCACTCCACGATCATGGACCGGAAGGACTACGACGCGGCCGTGCGGCTCCTCACGGAGCTGACCAAGCGGCTCGACCGTAAGACCGTGGACTCGCTCTAA
- a CDS encoding MIP family channel protein: MDGKKFLAELIGTFTLVFFGAGAILTHNATQMVGMTGIAVAHGLAILVMIYAFGHISGGHFNPAVTMGALVIRKVTFGGAITYWAAQLLGAVLGAMLLRSLYGGPTEANLGAPAVAAGVSPMAAMLLEGLMAFLLVIVIVGSAIHTKAPIGFAGLAIGLTLVGNILAGGALTGAAFNPARAFGPALVAGFWQDQWIYWVGPMLGGASGALLYKYFFLEHDAP; encoded by the coding sequence ATGGACGGGAAGAAATTCCTGGCCGAGCTGATCGGCACCTTCACCCTGGTCTTCTTCGGAGCCGGGGCGATTCTCACCCACAACGCGACGCAGATGGTCGGGATGACCGGGATCGCCGTGGCGCACGGGCTCGCGATCCTGGTGATGATCTACGCGTTCGGCCACATCTCGGGCGGGCACTTCAATCCGGCCGTGACCATGGGCGCGCTCGTGATCCGTAAAGTCACCTTCGGCGGCGCCATCACCTACTGGGCCGCCCAGCTCCTGGGAGCGGTCCTGGGCGCCATGCTCCTCCGATCCCTCTACGGAGGGCCCACGGAGGCCAACCTGGGCGCCCCCGCGGTGGCCGCCGGGGTCAGTCCCATGGCCGCGATGCTCCTGGAAGGGCTCATGGCCTTCCTCCTGGTGATCGTCATCGTGGGGTCCGCCATCCACACCAAAGCTCCGATTGGGTTTGCGGGCCTGGCGATCGGATTGACGTTGGTGGGTAATATACTCGCAGGGGGGGCCCTCACCGGCGCGGCGTTCAACCCGGCCCGAGCCTTCGGCCCGGCCTTGGTCGCCGGCTTCTGGCAGGACCAATGGATCTACTGGGTCGGGCCCATGCTCGGCGGCGCCAGCGGCGCACTCTTGTACAAGTATTTCTTCCTCGAGCACGACGCACCCTAG